The Apium graveolens cultivar Ventura chromosome 11, ASM990537v1, whole genome shotgun sequence genome has a window encoding:
- the LOC141697750 gene encoding uncharacterized protein LOC141697750 isoform X2 → MNSFQVTACKPGFNVLTIPRGRYASSELRNVVRFSRDSACYYTKVPEVSLKLKTYTSKIQRSAPVCVFGGKGNSTNDNDASPWKSLEKAMSGLKKEKSLEDVLRQQMENQEYYDDGGSGGKRPGGGSGGGGDGFGESEDEGFSGILDEIFQVFMATLGFILLNNFVRQR, encoded by the exons ATGAACAGTTTTCAAGTGACTGCCTGCAAGCCTGGCTTTAATGTCTTAACCATACCTCGTGGGCGGTATGCCTCGTCAGAGTTACGTAATGTTGTTCGATTTTCTAGGGATTCAGCTTGCTATTACACAAAGGTTCCGGAGGTTTCATTGAAGCTAAAAACTTATACATCCAAAATTCAGAGATCTGCACCAGTATGCGTATTTGGTGGCAAAGGAAATTCGACAAATGATAATGAC GCTTCCCCATGGAAATCACTTGAGAAGGCGATGAGTGGTTTGAAGAAGGAAAAGTCACTAGAGGATGTATTACGGCAGCAGATGGAAAACCAAGAGTACTATGATGATGGAGGTAGTGGTGGAAAACGTCCAGGTGGAGGTAGTGGTGGTGGTGGCGATGGTTTTGGTGAGTCAGAAGATGAAGGCTTTTCTGGTATATTGGATGAGATATTTCAAGTATTCATGGCAACACTCGGATTCATACTTCTG AACAATTTTGTGAGACAGCGGTGA
- the LOC141697750 gene encoding uncharacterized protein LOC141697750 isoform X1, with product MNSFQVTACKPGFNVLTIPRGRYASSELRNVVRFSRDSACYYTKVPEVSLKLKTYTSKIQRSAPVCVFGGKGNSTNDNDASPWKSLEKAMSGLKKEKSLEDVLRQQMENQEYYDDGGSGGKRPGGGSGGGGDGFGESEDEGFSGILDEIFQVFMATLGFILLYVYIIAGDDVIAFFKDILKFLTRQRNNRLSNMFYQFGRQFQNQYQEDPFALEKAILNTPTWWDSPTKYKRMVKAYLASLSSENEEYDSS from the exons ATGAACAGTTTTCAAGTGACTGCCTGCAAGCCTGGCTTTAATGTCTTAACCATACCTCGTGGGCGGTATGCCTCGTCAGAGTTACGTAATGTTGTTCGATTTTCTAGGGATTCAGCTTGCTATTACACAAAGGTTCCGGAGGTTTCATTGAAGCTAAAAACTTATACATCCAAAATTCAGAGATCTGCACCAGTATGCGTATTTGGTGGCAAAGGAAATTCGACAAATGATAATGAC GCTTCCCCATGGAAATCACTTGAGAAGGCGATGAGTGGTTTGAAGAAGGAAAAGTCACTAGAGGATGTATTACGGCAGCAGATGGAAAACCAAGAGTACTATGATGATGGAGGTAGTGGTGGAAAACGTCCAGGTGGAGGTAGTGGTGGTGGTGGCGATGGTTTTGGTGAGTCAGAAGATGAAGGCTTTTCTGGTATATTGGATGAGATATTTCAAGTATTCATGGCAACACTCGGATTCATACTTCTG TATGTTTATATCATTGCTGGTGATGACGTGATTGCTTTCTTCAAAGACATACTTAAATTCCTTACAAGGCAACGTAATAATCGTCTGAGCAACATGTTTTACCAATTTGGGAGACAATTCCAGAATCAGTACCAGGAAGATCCATTTGCCTTGGAGAAAGCAATTTTGAATACCCCTACATGGTGGGATAGCCCAACAAAGTACAAACGCATGGTGAAGGCCTACCTTGCGTCACTTTCATCTGAAAATGAAGAATATGATTCATCTTGA